The genome window TCCTCCGCAGCAGCAACCGCAGCCGCCAGAGCGCTGCCGGCGGCGTCTCCTGGGAAAGCAGCAGCAGCCGGTGGAACTGGAGCCACAGCAGCCAGAGTCACCACCGCAGCCGCCCCCGCAACCTCTGCAGCAGCCGCCGCCACagcaggatgaggaggaggacgCTGGGGCAGGAgtcggggcggggcagggggcgGAACTCTGGGAAGACCCTTTGGAAAAGCCTTTGGCGCCCTGCTGAGACATCTCGGCGTTTGTCAAGATGAGTCTGAAAGAAAgacaaacttttttaaaaaccccGCCTAGAACTTTAAGTATTTGCCTTAGAGAAAAGTCTGTCTGGCTTTGGGACGAGagggatagagaaagaaagaaaaggaagggaaacaaagaaacaaactcaaacaGGAGCTTCCAGTGGCAGAGGCACAAAGCAGGAAACAGAATATGAAAAGGTTCAGTGCAGTGTCCCTGACTGACATAAAGACCATCCAAGATCTCCATGATGGAAAATAAAGAGCATATGGCTGCAATTTATCTATATGACTCAATCAAAAAATCTCTTGGCTTCAGCCCTTTCCCACTATACTTTGACCACACAGCCCTTTCAAGTGGTAATCTCAGTTAATATTGTATAAGCATCACATCGGccagaaaacacacaaagactaCCTGTGTCCCTCCGTCTTGGGTATAGAGAATTCGAAAACACAAAAGCGAGGTCTGCACCTTCTTTCTTGCCTGTCCTCCACATTATAAGGAAAAAGCTAGTCATAGCAGAGAAGAGGAATAACCTAGCCAGGGAACCTAAAGACCTGGGTTACTCAAAGCTCTTTACAGACTGGAAAACCTTTCAAGGGTCAGCGCCATGCCAGG of Mus pahari chromosome 4, PAHARI_EIJ_v1.1, whole genome shotgun sequence contains these proteins:
- the Crct1 gene encoding cysteine-rich C-terminal protein 1: MSQQGAKGFSKGSSQSSAPCPAPTPAPASSSSSCCGGGCCRGCGGGCGGDSGCCGSSSTGCCCFPRRRRRQRSGGCGCCCGGSQRSQRSCNNQSSGCCSGGC